The DNA segment ACAAGacaatattttgcttttaatattttaataaaagatttaaagtaaaaataaattatttaatttcatattttttaaagagacatatTTACTTCAACATGAACATTATTAGTTCAGGTTTCACATAAGTTCTCATGAcgctatttaaaattgtatttctaccATATTTTCATTCCATTGACCAAGTTCTGATATAGTTAAATCTTTTATTCTCCCTAAATTTATCATTAAGACCCTGACATTCAGATGACAAGTGATTTGCAGTGTGGTTTGTTTTTCATTGCCAATCACCAGGAGATTTAAAAAGATACCCATGCACTTCTGCATAAACACTTTCTCTATAAATGCTCCACTTTGTGGAGATGCTACCAGTAATGAGACTATggcattttttattctgtttctgaGAGTACCTCTTCTCTCTCAAACCAATTGGATACTAAAGTACTAATGTAGCAATTGACATACCCTGGTAAGtaattttgaacattttctaACTTAGAAAGAGGTTAGCATCCCTGTTCCCAGCAAAACTAATTTTTAAGTCACACATTATGTGCCGTGTAATAATCCAATATACTTTAAATGAAGTTGAACATGATTATAAACTTATATTCATTTTAGGAATTAGTTACGATACGTACTCAGTCTTGCAATCTTCTGAAAATGAATTCAGGTAAACTTGAAAAACCTCATAATAAATTTGCTGACCAAAATCTGttcttgaaaaaacaaatttttggaACACCTGAGGCATGGTGCTGTTGAATTGAATTAATATGAGTTTCCAatatcattttctgtattttattgaaCAAACTTTCAGAAATTACCAGAGCCTTCATAAATAtttccaattattatttttagagatgtgaATAATGATTTAaagctaaatatttttctttttctttatggacttggttctgtttcattttgtttggttTCACAAATAGAAATCAGTGTTTACCCCCCTTTTCAGCTGTTGTATAAAGactacaagaaaaaaagttatttgggaAAGTCACAAACAGCAATTGCCTATAGAGTGAGGTTGGAAGTGAAATCCATATGTAATGCCTCTGTCAGCAAAGACTTAGTAGAAAATggtttataataaatattcacaTCTGCTGCTTTGGACACTCTAATCCATCCTAAGGATCTTTGCTGTGTCAGGTTTTGTTCTAGATGAAGAAGCCCAGTAGTTATAAAGGTTTGCAAATAGGCTGTATTTATCATGGTTAGCTTTACTTTTATAACTTTTCTCTGTTTTAGAGGTATTCATGATGTTTGGGGGTAAAATTTGTGATTAAATATTTCACTATAGCTTTTATGGTGATATAATTCTATAATTCTTATTATAAAATGGACCAGTGCTATTTTCACAATATATCACTTACCTAAAATCTGTCAAGAAGGCATCATTGATAACAATGCTATGCTGGCTGTGGAAAGCAATGGCTGAAAGCCCAGGCTCTGGATTCGAAGTGCTCTGATTAAATGCTAGCTCCTTCTATACCTAGGGTGTCATTGTGAGCAAGTTACTTCGCCTTTCCAAGCCTCTATTTCTTCACCTACATGGAGGAGGCATTTTTTACATAACAGatatttaagcatttttaaatagtactaactatttaaaatacagataaatagtactatttaaaatattaaatagttaaTACTATTAATACTAACTAATATATTAAATAGTTAATACTATTAgtactatttaaaatattagttacTACTATTAGTactaactatttaaaatattaaatagttaatgctattttctttatcattagaTTACTGTAAGGATCATACGGAATTATCCATATCAAGCACTAAATATAAGGATCATACAGAATTATCCATATCAAGCACTAAATATAGTATCTATCACATTAAAAgagtttaataaattttaaatgttattactgAAACAATAATATGCCTTCTAAGTATGATTAAATAATCCCATGGATAGTACTAATGTCATACTTATTTACACTAAGTACTGAGCTTATGTAAACATATCCTATTGTTTTACTTAACTCCAAGTCCCATGATAGTTTGTTACTGGACttccttaataaaaatattaattaaaattggATCCCTGATTAGTTTTCACTTTGAGGAAATGAGCCACTAAAAAATATATGATACAAAAATTATGCAAATACCCTGTGCTGTATTTAGCCATcttatgtaaaaaaaattcaacttatcaaaatttgaaTTCTAAGCTAGAGTAAAAACTCCCAAGTCATTTTGAAATGGAAGTATTTATTTCCACTTCAGcttcaaaaaaatatttgttgagttcatgagtatcacaatttttaaagcaGGAATGTATATTGAGTTGTAAGTAATGATTaacataattattataaataagttTAAAGAAGAATACAAATGTTTTCCATAAATTTTGAAAGCTATgccttttaaaactttctaacatataatttatttgaaaaagaaagttgCCTTTCATAGTTGCTTTCAATCTCATCTCCTCAAAATGCTTTATTAATcacaaatataaaagaatagtAGGACGTTTGATGAAATCTGCGTATAAAGGAGGTAGACCATTAGGCTCTATGTCCCAATTAGAAAATTTTATAACCTAATTATTGATGTGTCTTAATTTTGACTCAACTTATTTCTTATACCTACAGGAGCTACTGCATATTTAATAACTGACCCCTAACACAGAATGataagtgaaaaaaatagaatgcttCATTGCTTATAAACTGTGAACACTCGAAATAAAACTttgattcattctctctctctctcctctctgtctccctcaggTCGAGTTTTAGCTCAGGCAAGTGGCAATGGTGTTATCCATTTGCTAGATCTTAAATCTGGGGAGATTCACAAATTGATGGGCCACGAAAACGAGGCACACACGGTTGTGTTTTCTCACGACGGGGAGATTCtcttttctggaggctctgaCGGCACAGTTCGAACGTGGTCTTGACCGTCAGCACATCCCGCTGCAGAGGGCATTCCCTTTAAGGCTTGAAAATGCCTCCTGTAGTCCCAAACCATCAAATAACTGGTTAAATGTGCCAGCAGGTAACATTTACAGTCTGCTTTAAAACATGCTTTGGACATATATTTTAGTGCTCATACTGttactaataaaaaataactttatgcTCACCCATTTGTGTCAgggtcttttttctctctcattttgatAAGAATTTAGAGACACGGCATCTTTGCTAGGGGTTTTGAAAGAAACAGCTTTACAATGACGCCTAATGACAGACTAGATGAATTACAGGAGATTGATCTTTAATGTTAGAGAACAAACTGCAGGAAAACctggctacttaaaaaaaaaaaaaaaaaaaatcagatccaaGCTTCAGGAAGACCTGAAGTTTAATCATGCAGCACCAGGGAAGTCTTTCTGCCACCAAAGGGTCAAATAGAATCGACGAGCATACGTTTTCACAGATTGTTTGACAATGATTATACTTTATCTATTAATAATAATTGGGGGACTGCAGATGGCTTAAATCTAAATGCAAGCCTCTTCCGGAACTTTCATCTCTGCAGCCCATCCAAGAACGCGTTAGGTAtacaattttatagaaaaaaaataaattaattgtaaTTTCAATGCAAATAAGTATCTCGCACGTAGAATGTCTTTACCCCTCCTAATGCACGCATCCGCTGTATAAAGTGCGACTGCTTGGAGAGCACTCTAGCCTCGTCTAAAGCAGCTCTGGGATTTCGACAGAGCTGGGCTCAGAAGCCAGTTGTTGGCGCTGTCCGTGGTGCTGAGGAATTCCCGGCTGCCGGCAGAATGAGCTCCAAATCAGCAATCTGCAAACTGCTCTTACTGATGCAGAAACCCAGCTAAAGTTGCTCCTTTCCTTCACATCCACAGTTAGTATTTTCCGGTGTGTAAGAGGGGATTCAAGCAACATACTGTGGACGATGGTGATGGTATTGCCAGCGGAGTGGGCTTTAAGCTACAGCATGCTGTTGCTGTTTGTGATCCTCAGAGCCTAGCCAAATCACCTCTACTGCCGTAGCAAACACTGTGTAAGTGAACTCATGTGTGGAGGAGGCGTAATCAGCCGGGAAATTTCATAGAAGGATCtaagaaaatgctaaaaataagtTCAACATGATTCTGCTACTGGGGTCTGGATTTCTACAGGACCAGCATTGCTTCTTGCTTTGAATTCTGAAGACAGGTCCAAAGCAAATTTCTTATATGTGTCTGCTGTGTTTCTTTCTGGAAGGGCGGGAGACTGCTTCTTTACTGTGTTTTGAAATGGGAGGTAGAGAGAATGGATTGCCTTTAATTCATGcctaaaaaatgtattctttggGTAATTAAAGAGGAACTGCTTTCTTAAAACATACCTGACCTTTTAGTTCATTTTGGGCTGTGACCCCTACCACCACCATTAACCTCCAGAGTGATTAGGTAAGTGTATCTTATGACATGAATTATGTTTGTTTTCTCAAAGAAATAGATGCAGTCATTTTAAATCATCTGTAGCAATATGGGGAGGGGGGGAAAGTTAAGCTGGGAAGTGATCCTCAGTTTAGcagtgtttgctttctttttaaaaatcttcagataAACATTACATTTGATTTATCCCATGTTTCTTCTCTTAAATAGCATCTTAAATTGTACTAGGGCAGCTCAATTatgaaggctttttaaaaaaaaaaaagcctaagaaCTTTgttatattgaaaataaaatcttcttTTTTACCATGCAGattttaagatatatttcatataataaaaacatatttaatgtttatataaagtAGATATTACATTCCTATTTTTACCTCTAAGTTTACATTTACCATAACCTAACACATTAATGCCTACCTGTGGCTTACAAAGAGATCATTTTCTGCCTATGTCCCTTTGAAGCAGAAtcatatgtgtattttatatggCTTATCTTGCATGCATTGACAGATATTGCTGGAATATTATAAGGAAGCACAGTAGCTTTCTTTTCCTCCAAGATAAACTTTCTAAATATGTGATGTATAAATGCTTGCTTTAATTAGTAAATTATATTTATGCTTTTTCAGAAGCTTCTGTTATGTTTGTTATCTCTGTAgtaatttgagagaaaaaaatgctttgtcAAAGGGAGCTTCCAGATTCTCAAGTAGAATTATAGGTTTGCATTTTCTTGTTCTGTCATGACTcattatttttgacatattttataaGAAATCATCGGCTTTATGACCTACCCAAAGGGAATTCTAATATCAGAGGATATCAGAGGAATTCTAATATCAGCTTTCTCCGGAAAGAGGGCATACTACCTTCCATTTTACTATTACTAGAACTTGCATATCTaccttaaaatgcaaatataatagTTTATGAAGTTTCCTAATGTCatctttatcttattttaagTTATTGTCTGTATATGTTAGACTGAAAAGAGATGGTTTATCATTGCTCTTAATATAATCTGAAAATAAACCAATGTATAACATTTATAGCTGACCTGAAAATGTCCTGTATACCATCTTAGTGTTATTGGCATGAAGCCAatagcatttaaataaaaaaatgagctatTTGACaatactttttcttatttattactcCCTAAAGTCACAGTCTCCCCAGAGCCTCTGTGTGATTTAgttattctaaatatttaaataagagcCCACTCCCAACCCTTCACATCAAGCACCAATACTAAGTGGAGTTTACAAGAGTCAGTGTCACAAAATTAATAAGGCATATTTTCTATGAATGGTTAACACTTAATTACGGTTTTAAGCAACTTCCACAAAGAATTTTATGCTGGCATCTTTGTGCAGATTgtgtacatgtaaatatttttgacatttcaAGAGTTATGTTTTCAAGATCTCataaattgtatttatattatattgaaaattttaatttaaataatattacatatatactagATTCAAGTTACTGTGAAATAAATTTATAGATAGATCTTTCCTGCCCACTAGGAGCTTCCTTCCTATGTAAAATAATGTGgacaataatacaaataaatttgtttttaacaaactCTTTTAAGCACATGGAATTCtcttgtattatttattatttcaaattttctttctcttaatcaCTATGGAATAGttatgttgtttttgttatcAACTATATTTCAAAAATCCAGACTCATGTTCACTTAAACAGGTAACTGATGTTGACACCATTGTTGTTCTTTAATTATGGGCATAAATAAGTAGGAAATCCTTTATAGTAGCTCCTtcctaaatataatttatattcaacTGTTGGTTTATTCCCTTTCCTTTAGAATTAGATCTTTTTCTCACTAATCTCTTGAGTTGACACAGATAATTATAACATATGTTCCATCACTGACTAGTCCAGTTTAAAGAATAATAGAAAATGTGAGTTCAAATATTCTTGAGCTATTTGTAAGTTAGTCCTTGTGATCACATTTTGGGGCTCAGTAAAACCATTTCTTTGCAACTTAGATAAAGCCAGACCTATGAAATTCAGAAGGAAAATTCAAGCTGAAGGTTCCTATATAAAATAATCCAAAAGGACAAATTTTAATGCATATATTGCCAAGTATCAACTCTCCAAACCTCACAATAAGGCATAGATAGTTGCATGAACTTAGTCTATTTGAGGACTTAGTATCTTCAAATTGATCGCAAACAGTTTAAGAGCGTGGGCTTAAATGAATCTATCTTCACTTTATATATgtcaaattattctttttaaatatttattttcagccTACCCCTCTTGTATTCCCATGGAAGGAGCTGAGTATATTTAATATTAGGAGCACATCCAGAAGTCTTTGAAGAGGGGGATGGCTCTTCATATTCATGAAGCTTGCATACTTCTGTTGGTCATCCCTGGATTGGTCACCTCTGCTGCTATCAGTCATGAAGACTATCCTGCTGATGAAGGTGACCAGATCTCCAGTAATgacaatctgatctttgatgaCTATCGAGGGAAAGGGTGTGTCGATGACAGCGGCTTTGTATACAAGTTGGGAGAACGATTTTTCCCTGGGCATTCCAACTGTCCGTGTGTCTGTGCTCTAGATGGACCTGTTTGCGACCAACCAGAATGCCCTAAAATTCACCCAAAGTGTACTAAAGTGGAACACAATGGATGCTGTCCTGAGTGCAAAGAAGTAAAAAACTTCTGTGAATATCACGGGAAAAATTACAAAATCTTGGAGGAATTTAAGGTATGCGTTTCCCtccatatttattgaaatatcaaCTTTTCATACCACGTGCTTAGTACATTGCTACATTAAAGTCAGAGTTggaaaaatgtactttaaaatttccctttaaatTATACAATTTGATTCTAATTACCATAAGTAGCACCATGGTCAACAAATGGCCAATTGGTTTGTTGATCATATTTGTTAAGTTGCACaataacctttattttttttcccagaagtaTTTGGGGCATACCTAACACCTTTTATTTTTGCCCTTAAACATTTCTTCTCTGTTattacaaaatatgttttctgatgGGAACAATTTTGTGTATAGTGTATGTGTctcctaaattaattttttaattgtgtcaGTTTTGTGTGTTGCTTATTAGCCTGTATTTGAAGTCATTTAACAATATAGTCTagaattatttgtttattgtgtGGAAAAGCTACAGAGATACACTTCTTAGCTGTGGTCCTCATATTAAGAAAATGCATTGGGCCTACTTGTTGTCAAGCAAGATCCCCATTCTGTTCTCTGCTCGCTGGATTTTTTGCTTTCAGGATTCCACAGAGAACTGAATTTTTATCACAATCCATGTAAAGAGTAGTAAAAAAGACTGTAATTTTTTTCAGCCTACATGgtactttttagtttttcttttatgcttGGGTCATATTTTCAAAGTAGCTTAGAGTTCATTTTTATCCCTTATTGAACTTTCTTTTCCCCAATGGCTAATTTTAATTGGGATATCCTACAAGCCTGATCTGAACCCTGAAGGTATGAATACATGAAAAATGTCCACCTTAAATGTAATGGCAGTTTGTGCCTGGAGTGTCTGTCATACTGATGGCTTTATATAAAATGTTCCCATTTCATCTAACCAAGTTCTGTGATGACGTGCTCAGAACCTTAGAGGTAAAAGCAGATATAGCTAGTTTTCAGTGTGGGTGTTTATGTATGAGAGAAGACATTTCCATTATTAGCACTGACCCAACTTCTCTCACCACAAGGGTCAAATGGTGCCAGAAATCAGTATGTAGAAAAAAGGTCTCAACTGACCATCATTAGCGTAATCTGTGTATTCATAGTTAATTGTATTTAGTTCATTATTAACCTGGAATGAACCAGGTTATGGGTTCAAGCCAGTTCTGATTTACCCAAGAATACCCAGTCATTGGAACTAGATTCCTTAGGACAAAAGGGAAATTTTAATTATGACATTCAACTTCCTTAGACATGTTATTCTCGACTTTTGTCTTTCGTGTATTATTTTATTGCACAAAATTAAGAAGTAAAAGCATGAGAGTCTAGTAAAAGTATCATTGTTGACACCAAATAATAGTTGAGATTAGAGTACATTTATTAATGGTTTTATGATCtctaaaatattgtatatattttgacATTACCTATTTTTAATGTCATCTTAATGGAAGTAAGTAGAAGTACTCAACACACTTGATTCTAGCAGTCATATCACCCTTTTCTAACCTGCATTTATATCTAGACTAGAATACAAAAGAGTATTGTAGGAACAGCATTTCATAACTagcacaaataaaaacataagtttCTGAGATTTATATAATTTGGTAATCtgtatttaataaagaaaatattgtctaACTTAACTCACTATTGAAAATGCTATAGTTTTCCCTCTATTTATTAGATTTTACTACAAAGATAATAACTATGTTACCATGTCAAACAATATAGaggtatttaaagaaaaacttaataATTTCTGTACCCCTTCTAGTTATAACCCTACTATAATCTAATTAATCCCTACTACTTCTTTCCTAATGTATGATCCATTAACATGCACAGCTTTTTCACCTGGCTTTTTGTGTCATAAAAATtttgatgtgatttttaaaataatagatatcACTTTTTTTAACAAGAATTTAGAGTCATAAAGAGTTTTAGAGACTATATAGGGCAAATGTGTCAGAATGAGAAACTGAGAccaaaaaagtataaattacTTATCCAAAATTGTCAAGTTATTTACCTTAATTCTAAATGCTGCCATTCTAACATACTATATGATCTCTCAAAGCAGTTTGTCACTAAGGTCAGATAGacttggattcaaatcccaaATTCATCACTTGGATATAAATTTTTGAATGGAGTTCTTAAACTTTTTGATCCACAATGGTAATGACCATAAAATAGCCATTGTAATAATCACTTTCCTTAGGAGGAGAGGTTGGAAATTCTTAATAACATATAATTTCTCTGAAGTCACTAACCTTGTGATGACGAGTACACAATAGGTATTAAATAAGTGATTGTCCCCTCCTTCTTAACTCTAATATCCAGGGATTTACTCTAAATTCTAAATTCCTCTATGGCTTTGCCTACATTTTATAATGAAAGTTCAACTTTAAAAGACTTTCAAATGAAGAATTCtcataccttttaaaaatgttctactTATCCCTATGAACCATATAACTCTAAGTAAATATTAGCCATAATCTGTCATCTTGATTCTCTTCCAACTCAGCTTGCAAGGAACAAGTCATTAATTATTAAAGATGCATAAAACTTTCATATAATAATGTTGATATATCAGTTAGGGAGGTTGTATTATGAGATATTCTTCACATAAATATATTCATCCAACAAGCATTTATCAGACCGTTCAGTAGATAAGATACTGTAGACGTACTTACAATTGAAAGTAGGATATCTAGAAACCAAAATCTCTGCTCACAAGAAAGACATGATCGATGtgaagagagaagggggaaaaagCAGGTAAAAGTTAAGTATATGATTATGAAATCCCAATATAACTCCCAAGAGATTGTGATGGCAGAAGCTTATCAAAATAGTATGAGGCTTGGTTAAGCAAGAGATTTGTCTTCAGGATGCTAACCCTATACATCTTGTAGAGCTGCCTGTTCTTCAAGAAGTACTTGGAATTGATCTGGGAAGACTGAAATTCCAAAGACGAAACTGCCAGAGCAAAATCAGAGACTGGGATGAATACAATCTGCAAAGAGGAGGGAGATGGGTATAATTGGAAGCTAGATATGACTAAAATGCTATCCTAGTAAGAGGCAAATTCAGATATGTGTCGGTGGAGAGTGGATGGAAGGGCCTTGAATACTGGGCCAAAATATTTAGATTCATCTGAAGaataataggaaataaaatgCGGATTGTTCTGTACATAGATGACCTagttaaacataaataaaaatgaatgtcctATATCCAAGCACAGAATTGAATAGAAGTAAAGAGAAATTAATAGTGGAGGAAGGAAGTCTgttgcagaaaaaaagagaatgaggtGCACAAGCACAAAGACATTCAGGACAGTTTTCAGGGTAAAATCTAATTTCCCTGCTGTAGCCTAGATTCTACTCATCAACCTCTCCAAATCCCTCAAACTCTTGGTGGCTTTTCTTCCCTGTGTGTTTGCGCTGCTGTTCCACAGTATGGAACACTTTTTCAACATTGCTCCCTGTTTAAATCCTACTGGACCACTTCAAGGCTCCATTTAAATCTCACCTCAACTGGAAACCCCTCTCTGTCTGTCCTACCTCATATCTCCCACACTGTATCACTCCTTCCATATGTTCCCACGGCCTGCTATACACACCATCACTACAAGAACAGTAACTGTTGTCTGATACTGTGAAGagctttatgtatattataacacattttattttacaataacacTGTGAGAATTGTACTTTTATTAGCACTGTTTTAcggataagaaaactgaagcagcagagtgtaagtaacttgtccaagaccATACAGCTGGAAAGAGGAAAAAGTAGGACTCCAAGCCAGGCAGCTTGACTGCAGAATCTAAGCTCCTCACCACTTCTAGTGATCTACCCCACAGCAATAATGTAATACATCACACTGCAATAATATTAAatcatgtaaaatataatatgaaataatatCATATGAAACCACTCGTCTCTTCCATTAGTCATTGAACCCTTCGAGGCTAGCgacactgttttcttttttcttttcccctctatTCCCAACACCGTGTGAGCTACATAACAGTCATTTAATACCTTTTTTGATGAATAGCATACCAGGTCAAATTGTAATCAAACCTATAGGATAAAGAAGTTAGAATTTCTTTAGAATGATTTagtttctgtttatgtgttgaTCTCTTCATTTTAATTAAAGAAGCACTGAAAGTTGAGACAAAAAATGCTCTTTGGGCAGTTAAAATGGCACACATTGTTCTCTTATGATAAGAGTGCCTATTTTCGTCCTGCCTTTACTTTCTTCCTCTCTCAACCCCTTCCTCACCAAGGGTTGTCTTGGATTCTGTCTCCATCCCAGCATCGCAATGACTACCTAGTGTTTTAGCTGTACTGTCTCACCCTATGCAGCTGCAAATCATAGGTCACACTTCAATATTTTCTGATCACCAAATTCAAATGTAAATTGATCCACATGTGTCACCTGATAGGAAAACTGATGTCATTTATAAAGGTTGTGggatttttgtggggtttttatttcatttactgaTGCAAGCTTTGAAAATGAATTTCTCTCTATTCTTTTTGAAAACTCTAAATTCTCCAGGGTTCTGGTAATATTGTATTAAGATAAAGGTCACTGTATAGTAGGTTCTCTCATCTTTCTTTTATGTGCACCCCGGCAATATGACACTGGAACCTACTTTTTgagaaataaagcatataaataatacattataatagCAGTTTCTACCAGAAAAAGTTTATTGGAAATGTAGGCTTAACTATCTTATGCTGAGTTtctcaaaggaa comes from the Pan troglodytes isolate AG18354 chromosome 13, NHGRI_mPanTro3-v2.0_pri, whole genome shotgun sequence genome and includes:
- the VWC2L gene encoding von Willebrand factor C domain-containing protein 2-like, whose amino-acid sequence is MALHIHEACILLLVIPGLVTSAAISHEDYPADEGDQISSNDNLIFDDYRGKGCVDDSGFVYKLGERFFPGHSNCPCVCALDGPVCDQPECPKIHPKCTKVEHNGCCPECKEVKNFCEYHGKNYKILEEFKPSPCEWCRCEPSNEVHCVVADCAVPECVNPVYEPEQCCPVCKNGPNCFAGTTIIPAGIEVKVDECNICHCHNGDWWKPAQCSKRECQGKQTV